From Carassius gibelio isolate Cgi1373 ecotype wild population from Czech Republic chromosome B23, carGib1.2-hapl.c, whole genome shotgun sequence, the proteins below share one genomic window:
- the LOC128011597 gene encoding peptidyl-prolyl cis-trans isomerase FKBP1A, giving the protein MGVEIEPITPGDGRTFPKKGQTCVVHYVGSLTDGRKFDSSRDRDKPFKFKIGKQEVIRGWEEGIAQMSVGQRAKLTCSPDFAYGNKGHPGIIPPNATLIFDVELLSLE; this is encoded by the exons ATGGGAGTGGAGATCGAGCCCATAACCCCCGGAGATG GGAGGACTTTCCCCAAAAAAGGACAGACGTGTGTGGTGCATTATGTTG GCTCTCTGACAGATGGACGGAAGTTCGACTCTTCCCGTGACCGTGACAAGCCATTTAAGTTCAAGATTGGTAAACAGGAAGTGATTCGTGGCTGGGAGGAGGGGATTGCGCAG ATGAGTGTGGGCCAACGTGCAAAGCTGACCTGTTCACCTGATTTTGCCTACGGTAATAAAGGCCATCCTGGGATTATTCCCCCAAATGCGACCCTCATCTTCGATGTGGAGCTTCTCAGTTTGGAGTGA